The Candidatus Woesearchaeota archaeon region ACTTTTTTAATTTGCATTAATTACAAAAACAATAAATGCATACAAAATCAATTTTCATATTCAGAAGAGACCTAAGACTAGAAGACAACACAGCACTAATAAAAGCCCTAAAAGAAACAAAAGAAGTAATCCCCATATTCATATTCTCAGAAGAACAAATAAAAAACAACGAATACAAAAGCAACAACGCAATACAATTTATGATAAACTCATTAAAAGAACTAAAAGAAGAAATAGAACAAAAAAACGGATACTTAAACATATTAAACGGAAACCAATACGAAATTATAAAAAAAATTCTAAGAGAAACCAAAGCACAAACAATATACCAAAACAAAGACTACACACCATACAGCAAAAAAAGAGATGAACAAATAAAAAAAATATGTGAAGAAACAAACACAAGATTAATACTATGTACAGATTACGTCTTAAACTCTCCAGAAGAAATACTAAAAGAAAATAAACAGCCATACACAATATTTACACCATACTACCGAAAAGCAATACAAAAAGAAACAAAAAAACCAGAAAAAACCAAAAATAAAAACTATTCAAAAATAAAACTAAAAGAGACAATAAACATAAAAGAACTAAAATACGAAAAAAATCCGAACATAAAACTAAAAGGAGGAAGAAAAGAAGCACTAAAAATACTAAATAACATAAAAAACTATAACAACTACAAACAAGAAAAAGACATCCCTATAAAAGACGCAACAACGCACTTATCAGCACACATAAAATTCGGAACAATAAGCATACGAGAAACATATCACAAAATAAAAAAAGAATTTGGAATAACACACGAACTAATACGCCAATTAATATGGCGAGACTTCTTCACACAAATAGCACACTACTTCCCTTATGTATTTGAAAAAAGTTTCCGTAAAAAATATGACAAAATAAAATGGGAAAATAACGAACAAAAATTCACTTCGTGGAAAAAAGGAGAAACAGGGTACCCTATAATAGATGCTGGAATGAAAGAATTGAACAAAACAGGATACATGCACAATAGAACAAGAATGATTGTCGCCTCATTTCTAATAAAAGATCTCAGAATAAACTGGCAATGGGGCGAAAAATATTTCGCACAAAAACTAATAGACTACGATCCCTCAATAAATAACGGAAACTGGCAATGGGCCGCATCAACAGGATGTGATTCTCAACCATACTTTAGAATATTCAACCCAACACTTCAACAACAAAAATTCGACCCTGAATGCAAATATATAAAAAAATGGATACCAGAACTAAAAGAACTAACACCAAAACAAATACACAAACTAACAGAGCGTATTAAACTAAAAAAAGAACACAACCAAACGCAATACCCTGATCCAATAATAGACCACTACAAAGAAAAAGAAAAAACTCTAAACATGTACAAAAGCATAGAATGAAAAAAATACACAAAGGTTAAATAATAAAACTACTTCTCTAAAAAACATGGTCAAAGAAATAACCAAAAAAGAACTTAACAAATTAGTCGAAAACTACGAAGCAACATGGAACTCACTATTCTACAACAGAGACTTTGTTTTAAGAAAAGAACCAGACCCACACATAAAAAATATTCTTGAAGATTTAGAAACCCAAAAAATAAATGAAATAGCAAGTGCTCCATGCGGAGATTACGTAAACGAAAAATTACTAGAAGAAAAAGGAATAACAGTGGAAGGATACGACATAAGCGAAATAGGAATAGAAAAAGCACAAAAAAGAACACAATCAGAAATACATAAATACGACATACTCCACAAAAAACTTCCAAAAATGTACCCTGCAATACTATGCTTTGATTTTACAGTACATCTCCCTGATGAACACCTCTTAGTATTTCTAGAAAACATAAAAAAAAGCTTAAGAAAAAACGGACGACTATACATAAACTTCCTAAACCCAGAAGATGAAACAACACTAATGCACGAACTAGACAAAAACAACATAACCCTAGTAAAAAACAACGAAGTAATTCTAAAATACAGAACCAAACCAGAAATAGAAAAACTAATAGAAAAAGCAGGACTAAAAATAATATCAATACAAAATTATGAAAGAACAGACAAAGGCCACAAGGGATTCAGATCAAAAGTAGTACCACATACCCACAAAGGATACTGCGCAATACTGGGGAAATAATTACTTTTTTCATAACTAATAAAAGAAAAACCATCTCTTCTATCAACATTTGAAACTTTCCAAAGCTCATTATTAAACTGAGGAAAATAAGCATCTCCATCACATTCTTTATGAATTTGAGTTAATTCCATTTTATTCGCATGCCAAAAATCAAAGATTTTTGTGCAGGTCAGGGTACGACAAAAACAAAGCTTTTGTGTACAATAAATGCAAAGCATTTATTTGTATTAAACTCCTTCCGCTAGCGCGCAATAATAACAGACATTCTAAATCACCCTGTAGACATAGATCTTTCAATTTTGTCATAATGATTATCTTTGTAGCCTACAACTTCAAAATCGTAAAAGCTGACAGTATCCAATAACTCTTTTGCTGGTTTTCTGTTGTTAGAGTGTATTTTCAATTGAGCTTGAGGATATTTGTTTGTATCTCTTGCTAACTGCTCTAAAACTGCTGTTACATGATCAAAATCTTCTTTCCATTCTTCTTTAGGTTTTTTTGAATACCTATCAATCCAGTTCTTTATTTTCAAAAAATCCTCTGGTTTTTTCGCATCATGTAACCTGTCTTTAAGTTTTTCTAAATTATTTGAATACCATTCTGCTTTTTCTTCTACACCGCAGTAAATATGCGCATCCACAATATCATGTGTGAATATCCCTGGTTTTAGACCTGCATATTCTGCTACAAAAATACCTAGTAAGCCGTATTCCCCAATATTCATTGGAACACCTAAAAAAGAATCTGCACTTCTCTGGTTCATAACAATATCTAACCTATCATTCATAACAACAAATTGATAACCTGTAGGACAAGGAGGAAGAGCCATATTATCTATTTCGTCAACTTTCCAAGATTCTACTTTTAGTCTTCTACTATCACTTCTATTTTTCGCAGCTTCAATAACATTAGCCAATTGATCTATATGCTCACCATTAGAACCGGTCCAATCTCTCCATTGAGCCCCGTAAGGTCTATCTAGTCCACCGACTTTTTTTCTGAATTCTTTGTCAGATTTAAGCTTATATTCAAACTCTTTGAACTCTTTTTCAAATTCATTAAAATTTAATTTTCTTCCTTCTTTTTTTAAATTATGGTTGAAAAGATCTTTATTCCAGAAATTGCATTTGTTCTCAACCATATAATCAACATGTAATTGTCCATCATTCTCAGGACCCCTCATGAACCAGACCATTTCATGAATTAACCCCCTATAAAATAATTTTTTAGTATTTATCAGAAGAACACCTTTTGAAAGATCAAATTTCATTGCTGCGCCAGTGTTTGCAATTGTTCCACCAGCTCGACTATCTTTAAATACAGAATTCTCATCAGAAAGAATCCAAAGTAAATAATCATGATATTCTTGATTCATATTATTCATTAATTTACCCCCAATAATAAAACTGTTCAAGAACAACCAGTATTTAAAATTTTCTTTTGAAACAACTATAAAGTGATTACAAATCCGGAAAACATCCGGTTTTTTCGAAAAAATATAAATCATAATAAATGAATAAAAAAGATAAAAAAATTAAATTTTCCCAACAAGATTCATGCCTGGCTTGAGTGTCTTTTCGCCTGGCTTCCAGTTAGCTGGGCAAACCTGTCCCGGATTTTCTCTTACGAACTTGCTCGCTTGTAATTTTCTAAGAATTTCATGAGCATTTCTTCCAACACTATTATCATGAACATCCATAGCGACAAGTTTTCTATCAGGATCAATTATGAAACTTCCTCTAAGACTTAGCCCTTCTTCTGGTAAATAAGTACCAAATTGTCTGCAAACTTTTCCTGTTGGATCAGCAAGCATCGGATACTTAATCTTTTTTATTGATTCAGAATGATCATGCCAAGCCTTGTGAACAAAAGCAGTATCTGTACTTACCGATAATATTTCTGCACCTTCTTTTTTGAACTCATCATACAAATCAGCTGCATCACTAAGTTCTGTAGGACAAACAAATGTGAAATCTGCTGGGTAAAAAAGCATTATAACCCATTTACCTTTATAATCACTTAACTTAACCTTTTTTGTTTCATCATTCTGAAAAGCTTCAACTTCAAAATCTTCAACTTTTTCTCCAATAAAAACCATTTTATCCCTCCATCTTTCTTAGAAATCAGAACAAAAGGCCTTTTAAAAATTTTATTAAATACTTAAAAACAACAATCAAAAACAGCTAAACTGTTAAAAAACCTTTATAAACATTTGATGAATTCGTTATTCTATGAAGAAAAGAATCATGATTGTAAAAAAAGAAAAATGCAACCCAGAAGGCTGCGGAGGATACCTTTGCATGCGAGTAAGCCCTTCAAATAGAGCCGGCAAAGAAGCAATACTAAAAGATACTGATGGCAAAGTAAAAGTAAACGAAGAAGTAATAACTGACGCAGACAGAATAGCAGCAAACAAATGCCCTTTTGGAGCACTAACCATGGTAAACCTTCCTGATGAACTAAACCAAGACCCAATACACAGATACCCTCCAAACGGCTTTGCACTTTACAAATTACCAATACCAATATTTGGAAAAGTAGTTGGAATAATAGGAAGAAACGGAATAGGAAAATCCACCACATTAAATATACTAGCAGGCATTCTTAAACCTAATTTAGGAGAAGATGGAAAAAAAGCAACATACAAAGATCTAATTGAAAGATTCAAAGGAACAGAAGCACAAACATTCTTTGAAAAACTAGAAAAAAAAGAAATAAAAATAGCATACAAGCCACAAATGGTAGACCAAATACCAAAAGCATTCACTGGAACAGTAAATGAACTACTAAAAAAATCAGATGAAAAAAATGAATTAGATAAAATAATAGAAGAACTACAACTAAAAAACATACTAAATCATGACATAAAAGACATATCAGGAGGAGAACTACAAAGAGTAGCAATAGCAGCAACAGTACTAAAAAAGGCAAACCTATACATGTTTGATGAACCAACATCATATCTAGACATAAAACAAAGAATAAAAATAAGCAAATTCATAAAAAAACTAGCAAACGAAAACACAGCAGTACTAGTAATAGAACACGACCTAAT contains the following coding sequences:
- a CDS encoding DNA photolyase family protein — its product is MHTKSIFIFRRDLRLEDNTALIKALKETKEVIPIFIFSEEQIKNNEYKSNNAIQFMINSLKELKEEIEQKNGYLNILNGNQYEIIKKILRETKAQTIYQNKDYTPYSKKRDEQIKKICEETNTRLILCTDYVLNSPEEILKENKQPYTIFTPYYRKAIQKETKKPEKTKNKNYSKIKLKETINIKELKYEKNPNIKLKGGRKEALKILNNIKNYNNYKQEKDIPIKDATTHLSAHIKFGTISIRETYHKIKKEFGITHELIRQLIWRDFFTQIAHYFPYVFEKSFRKKYDKIKWENNEQKFTSWKKGETGYPIIDAGMKELNKTGYMHNRTRMIVASFLIKDLRINWQWGEKYFAQKLIDYDPSINNGNWQWAASTGCDSQPYFRIFNPTLQQQKFDPECKYIKKWIPELKELTPKQIHKLTERIKLKKEHNQTQYPDPIIDHYKEKEKTLNMYKSIE
- a CDS encoding class I SAM-dependent methyltransferase; amino-acid sequence: MVKEITKKELNKLVENYEATWNSLFYNRDFVLRKEPDPHIKNILEDLETQKINEIASAPCGDYVNEKLLEEKGITVEGYDISEIGIEKAQKRTQSEIHKYDILHKKLPKMYPAILCFDFTVHLPDEHLLVFLENIKKSLRKNGRLYINFLNPEDETTLMHELDKNNITLVKNNEVILKYRTKPEIEKLIEKAGLKIISIQNYERTDKGHKGFRSKVVPHTHKGYCAILGK
- a CDS encoding dihydrofolate reductase — encoded protein: MELTQIHKECDGDAYFPQFNNELWKVSNVDRRDGFSFISYEKSNYFPSIAQYPLWVCGTTFDLNPLWPLSVLS
- the thyA gene encoding thymidylate synthase, whose translation is MNNMNQEYHDYLLWILSDENSVFKDSRAGGTIANTGAAMKFDLSKGVLLINTKKLFYRGLIHEMVWFMRGPENDGQLHVDYMVENKCNFWNKDLFNHNLKKEGRKLNFNEFEKEFKEFEYKLKSDKEFRKKVGGLDRPYGAQWRDWTGSNGEHIDQLANVIEAAKNRSDSRRLKVESWKVDEIDNMALPPCPTGYQFVVMNDRLDIVMNQRSADSFLGVPMNIGEYGLLGIFVAEYAGLKPGIFTHDIVDAHIYCGVEEKAEWYSNNLEKLKDRLHDAKKPEDFLKIKNWIDRYSKKPKEEWKEDFDHVTAVLEQLARDTNKYPQAQLKIHSNNRKPAKELLDTVSFYDFEVVGYKDNHYDKIERSMSTG
- a CDS encoding redoxin domain-containing protein yields the protein MVFIGEKVEDFEVEAFQNDETKKVKLSDYKGKWVIMLFYPADFTFVCPTELSDAADLYDEFKKEGAEILSVSTDTAFVHKAWHDHSESIKKIKYPMLADPTGKVCRQFGTYLPEEGLSLRGSFIIDPDRKLVAMDVHDNSVGRNAHEILRKLQASKFVRENPGQVCPANWKPGEKTLKPGMNLVGKI